The Fulvivirga ligni genome window below encodes:
- the rocD gene encoding ornithine--oxo-acid transaminase has product MNTTVNQKLGSQEAIQLEDKYGAHNYHPLPVVLSKGEGVYVWDAEGKRYFDFLSAYSAVNQGHCHPKIINTLKEQAETLTLTSRAFYNDVLGAYEQFVTSYFGFEKVLPMNTGAEAVETALKICRKYAYEKRGIDENKARIIVCDGNFHGRTTTIISFSNDEDAKNNFGPYTPGFISVAYNDLEALERVLQEDNIAGFLVEPIQGEAGVMVPDEGYLKKAYELCQKYGVLFIADEIQTGIARTGKLLACSHEDLKPDMLLLGKALSGGVYPVSAVLADKHIMEVIKPGQHGSTFGGNPLGCKVAMAALEVVEDEKLAENADKLGIIFRARMEELIAKTDLATLVRGKGLLNAVVINDTPDSSTAWDLCVALKDNGLLAKPTHGNIIRFAPPLVMNEAQLSECCDIIEKTFLEFNK; this is encoded by the coding sequence ATGAACACTACTGTAAATCAAAAATTAGGCTCGCAGGAAGCTATTCAACTAGAAGATAAATATGGCGCTCATAATTATCATCCTCTTCCGGTAGTTTTATCTAAAGGTGAAGGTGTATACGTGTGGGATGCTGAAGGTAAAAGATATTTTGATTTCCTTTCTGCCTACAGCGCTGTAAATCAGGGACACTGCCATCCCAAAATTATTAACACATTAAAAGAACAAGCAGAAACTCTTACGCTTACCTCCCGTGCCTTTTATAATGATGTATTAGGTGCTTATGAGCAGTTTGTAACCAGCTATTTCGGTTTCGAGAAGGTTTTACCTATGAATACTGGAGCAGAAGCTGTGGAGACTGCCTTAAAAATATGTCGTAAGTATGCTTATGAGAAAAGGGGAATAGATGAAAATAAAGCCAGAATCATAGTTTGTGATGGCAACTTCCACGGCAGAACCACTACAATAATCTCTTTCTCCAATGATGAGGATGCAAAAAACAACTTTGGCCCTTACACTCCAGGTTTCATTTCTGTAGCATACAATGATCTTGAGGCACTAGAAAGAGTTCTTCAAGAAGATAATATCGCAGGATTTTTAGTAGAGCCTATCCAAGGTGAAGCAGGTGTAATGGTTCCGGATGAAGGTTATTTAAAGAAGGCCTATGAATTATGTCAGAAGTATGGGGTTCTTTTCATTGCGGATGAAATTCAAACAGGTATAGCAAGGACAGGTAAGCTGCTCGCTTGCTCACATGAAGATCTTAAGCCAGACATGCTTTTATTAGGAAAAGCCCTTTCTGGTGGTGTTTATCCAGTATCAGCAGTATTGGCTGATAAGCACATTATGGAAGTGATAAAGCCAGGCCAGCACGGCAGTACATTCGGAGGAAATCCGCTGGGCTGTAAGGTAGCTATGGCAGCTCTTGAAGTGGTAGAGGATGAGAAACTAGCAGAAAATGCTGATAAATTAGGGATTATATTTAGAGCTCGCATGGAAGAGCTTATAGCCAAAACGGATCTGGCTACATTAGTGAGAGGTAAAGGACTTCTAAATGCAGTTGTTATCAATGACACACCAGATAGCTCTACTGCCTGGGATTTATGTGTAGCATTAAAAGATAATGGCCTTTTAGCTAAACCTACACATGGAAACATTATCCGATTTGCCCCTCCATTGGTAATGAATGAGGCACAACTTAGTGAGTGCTGCGATATAATAGAAAAAACGTTTTTAGAATTTAATAAGTAA
- a CDS encoding substrate-binding domain-containing protein, translating into MLRVGGVPEHFNLPIHLSIENGAFKKEGVEVTWTDYPGGTGEMNRALRNDECDVCILLTEGIINDIINGNPSKIISPYVVSPLIWGVHTGKNSDVHHYDQIFDKNIAISRFGSGSHLMPTVDALTKGKKMAEEQFIPVQNLNGALESLNNGNTDIFYWEKYTTKPYVKQGYLRRIGEFISPWPCFMIAASDKVIAEQPEILDKFLRVVHKACAEFMKNEDAITMTSERYDIPLQDAKYWYHATEWATDGWVSDKMLSSVLFTLKEAGIADESANLDNVIWKRQRQ; encoded by the coding sequence ATGTTAAGAGTAGGCGGGGTTCCAGAACACTTTAACTTACCTATCCATTTAAGTATTGAAAATGGAGCTTTTAAAAAAGAAGGAGTTGAAGTAACCTGGACAGATTATCCTGGTGGAACCGGGGAGATGAACAGAGCTTTAAGAAATGATGAATGTGATGTATGTATTTTACTTACAGAGGGCATCATCAACGACATAATTAATGGCAATCCATCAAAAATAATCAGCCCTTATGTGGTTTCTCCACTTATCTGGGGAGTACATACAGGCAAAAATAGTGACGTACATCATTACGATCAGATATTTGATAAGAATATCGCAATTAGTCGCTTCGGATCTGGCTCTCATTTAATGCCTACTGTAGATGCTCTTACTAAAGGTAAAAAAATGGCTGAAGAGCAATTCATTCCGGTTCAAAACCTGAATGGAGCTCTTGAGTCATTAAACAATGGCAATACCGATATTTTTTATTGGGAAAAATACACTACCAAACCCTATGTGAAGCAAGGCTATTTGCGCCGAATAGGTGAATTCATTTCTCCGTGGCCGTGCTTTATGATAGCTGCCAGTGATAAAGTGATAGCCGAACAGCCAGAAATATTAGATAAGTTTTTAAGGGTAGTGCATAAGGCATGTGCAGAGTTCATGAAAAATGAAGATGCCATCACCATGACTAGCGAAAGATATGATATACCATTGCAAGATGCTAAATATTGGTATCATGCCACAGAATGGGCTACTGACGGATGGGTAAGTGATAAGATGCTGAGCAGTGTATTGTTTACCTTAAAAGAAGCAGGTATAGCCGATGAATCTGCCAATTTGGATAATGTAATCTGGAAAAGGCAAAGACAATAA
- the hemB gene encoding porphobilinogen synthase, whose translation MITRPRRNRKSAAIRSLVEETKVTTDDLILPLFLLEDPKGKVEVKSMPGIYRLGIDQMLKEIEECLSLGVKAFDIFPVVDESHKDKYATKSHDNSFFYQQALKKVKETFPEACVMTDVAMDPYSSDGHDGLVDKDGKILNDETLDILGKMALSQAESGADIIGPSDMMDGRVGYIRDVLDANGFTDVSIMSYTAKYASAFYGPFRDALDSAPKSGDKKTYQMNPANQREALIEADLDVQEGADFLMVKPALAYLDIIKLLKDSYDLPIAAYHVSGEYSMLIAAAQNGWLDKVPVMNEMLVSMKRAGADIILTYCAKEFAQLKKEGKL comes from the coding sequence ATGATCACCAGACCAAGAAGAAACCGTAAATCAGCTGCTATACGCTCGTTAGTAGAAGAGACAAAAGTGACCACTGACGATCTAATTTTGCCTCTATTCCTGCTCGAAGATCCAAAAGGAAAAGTAGAGGTAAAATCTATGCCAGGCATTTACAGGCTGGGCATTGACCAGATGCTGAAAGAAATTGAAGAGTGCCTCAGCCTAGGAGTAAAAGCTTTTGACATCTTCCCTGTGGTAGATGAAAGCCATAAAGACAAATACGCCACAAAAAGCCATGACAATAGTTTCTTTTATCAGCAAGCATTAAAGAAAGTGAAAGAAACTTTCCCAGAGGCTTGCGTGATGACTGACGTGGCCATGGACCCTTACAGCTCTGACGGGCATGATGGCCTAGTAGACAAGGACGGCAAAATCCTTAATGATGAAACGCTGGACATCTTAGGTAAAATGGCACTTTCTCAGGCAGAATCTGGTGCAGACATCATTGGGCCATCTGACATGATGGACGGACGTGTGGGTTATATCCGAGATGTATTAGATGCCAATGGCTTTACAGATGTATCTATCATGTCATACACAGCGAAATATGCCAGTGCATTTTATGGACCTTTTAGAGATGCTTTGGACTCTGCTCCTAAAAGTGGTGACAAGAAGACCTATCAAATGAATCCTGCCAACCAAAGAGAAGCTTTAATAGAAGCAGATTTGGATGTGCAGGAAGGTGCAGATTTTCTTATGGTAAAGCCCGCATTAGCTTACCTGGATATTATCAAGCTTCTGAAAGACAGTTATGATCTGCCTATAGCTGCCTATCATGTAAGTGGCGAATACTCCATGTTAATAGCTGCTGCTCAAAATGGCTGGTTAGATAAGGTGCCGGTAATGAATGAAATGCTTGTGAGCATGAAGCGAGCTGGTGCAGATATCATTCTTACTTACTGTGCTAAAGAATTTGCTCAGCTAAAAAAAGAAGGGAAACTGTAA
- a CDS encoding co-chaperone GroES, protein MQSITPDSKLKKLIVVGDRVLVKPVKQSDKTDSGLFLPPGVQEKEKIQSGYIIKVGPGYPLPLPSDEEDAWKGKDEQTKYIPLQAEEGDLAIFLQKGAIEVIYENERYFIVSQSSILMLEREEDF, encoded by the coding sequence ATGCAGAGTATAACTCCTGACAGCAAATTGAAAAAACTGATAGTAGTAGGTGACCGTGTGCTGGTGAAGCCGGTAAAGCAGTCAGATAAAACTGATAGTGGTCTGTTTTTGCCTCCTGGCGTTCAGGAGAAGGAAAAAATACAGAGCGGTTATATTATCAAAGTTGGTCCTGGTTATCCTCTCCCTTTGCCCTCTGATGAGGAGGATGCATGGAAGGGTAAAGATGAACAAACAAAATATATTCCCCTACAGGCTGAAGAAGGTGATTTAGCTATCTTTCTTCAAAAAGGAGCTATAGAAGTGATTTATGAGAATGAAAGATATTTCATAGTCTCGCAAAGTTCTATTTTAATGCTGGAGCGCGAGGAGGATTTTTAA
- the rmuC gene encoding DNA recombination protein RmuC, which produces MEIIWLVVGLLIGGVATWFIAKFKFSSNTLEFSAEKKIAEERITTLVAESGQIKQELAAERNKVLELNNNLSTTEANYNNLKEKLGEQKQELEKLQERFALEFKNLANEIFEEKSRKFTDQNKVNLGELLNPLKERIVEFEKKVELNSKESLEQSSALREQLRGLRELNQQMTKEAENLTKALKGDTKTQGTWGEFILESILEKSGLEKGREYFIQESFTNEEGRRLQPDVIVKLPDDKNIIIDSKVSLIAYERYVSGDEEERMINLKAHLLSMKNHIKGLDLKKYQQLHGVQGLDFILMFIPIEPAFSTAVQGDAQLFNDAYDKNIVIVSPSTLMATLRTIANIWKNEYQSQNALEIARQGGNLYDKFVAFIEDLKKVGNNLRITQNAYTDAMKKLYEGKDNLVRKSERLRELGAKASKTIDPKLIDRADS; this is translated from the coding sequence ATGGAAATCATTTGGCTAGTCGTGGGTTTGCTTATAGGTGGAGTTGCTACCTGGTTTATAGCAAAATTTAAATTTTCAAGTAATACTTTGGAGTTTTCTGCTGAGAAAAAAATAGCAGAAGAGAGAATCACTACTTTGGTGGCAGAATCTGGTCAGATTAAGCAAGAGCTAGCCGCCGAGAGAAATAAGGTGCTTGAACTCAATAATAATCTTTCCACCACCGAGGCTAATTATAATAACTTAAAGGAAAAACTTGGTGAGCAAAAGCAGGAGCTGGAGAAACTGCAAGAACGTTTTGCCTTAGAGTTTAAAAACCTGGCCAATGAAATCTTTGAAGAGAAAAGCAGAAAATTTACTGATCAGAATAAGGTAAATCTTGGTGAACTATTAAATCCTCTGAAGGAACGAATAGTTGAGTTTGAGAAAAAGGTGGAGCTGAACAGCAAAGAAAGTCTTGAACAGAGCAGTGCTTTAAGAGAGCAGCTTCGTGGCCTTCGGGAGCTCAATCAGCAGATGACCAAAGAAGCTGAAAATCTTACTAAGGCCCTTAAAGGAGATACTAAAACTCAGGGTACCTGGGGTGAATTTATCTTAGAAAGTATTTTAGAGAAATCAGGCTTGGAAAAAGGGCGTGAGTATTTTATTCAGGAATCATTTACTAATGAGGAGGGCAGAAGACTACAGCCCGATGTAATTGTAAAGCTGCCAGATGATAAAAATATTATTATAGATTCGAAAGTGTCTTTGATTGCCTATGAGCGATATGTAAGTGGCGATGAAGAAGAGCGGATGATCAATTTAAAGGCGCATCTTCTTTCTATGAAGAACCATATCAAAGGCCTGGATCTAAAAAAGTATCAGCAGCTTCATGGTGTTCAGGGCTTAGACTTTATTCTTATGTTCATTCCTATAGAGCCAGCTTTCAGTACCGCTGTTCAGGGAGATGCTCAGCTTTTCAACGATGCTTATGATAAGAACATTGTCATAGTGAGCCCATCTACACTTATGGCTACGTTAAGAACCATTGCTAATATTTGGAAGAACGAATACCAGAGTCAGAATGCTTTAGAGATTGCACGCCAGGGCGGTAATTTATATGATAAGTTTGTGGCTTTTATTGAGGATCTTAAAAAAGTAGGTAATAACCTCAGAATCACTCAGAATGCCTATACAGATGCCATGAAAAAACTGTATGAAGGAAAAGATAATCTAGTGAGAAAGTCAGAAAGATTACGAGAGCTAGGCGCTAAGGCTAGTAAAACTATTGATCCAAAACTAATAGACAGAGCAGACAGTTAA
- a CDS encoding homogentisate 1,2-dioxygenase has product MYYHRLGEIPSKRHTQFRQPDGSLYKEELVSSRGFSGIYSNLYHIYAPTSIKSLGESRSIATSIVTDYGLKQTHLNTSKIETTGKDFLDARLPLLKNADVTLSLCNPEERHMDYYYKNAEGDEVIYIHDGNGYLLSQFGKLRVKKGDYVVIPRTVIYKFQWDEGADVRLLVIESAGPIETPNRYRNDLGQLQEHSPFCEKDIRPPEELITEEEKGSYTVLIKKHDHLHEYLFEHSPFDLVGWDGYLWPYAFSIYEFEPITGRIHQPPPVHQTFQAHNFVICSFVPRLFDYHPKAIPAPYNHSNIDSDEVLFYAEGDFMSRKGIERGSFTLHPGGIPHGPHPGTVEKSIGAKETKEYAVMVDTFRPLYLTEDALRFLDENYPMSWSE; this is encoded by the coding sequence ATGTACTATCATAGATTAGGAGAGATACCCAGCAAAAGACATACTCAGTTTAGGCAGCCAGATGGAAGTCTATACAAGGAAGAACTAGTGTCATCGAGAGGTTTTTCTGGCATTTATTCTAATTTGTATCACATATATGCGCCAACCAGCATCAAGTCGTTGGGTGAATCGAGATCTATAGCTACTTCTATTGTCACAGATTATGGCTTGAAGCAGACTCACCTGAACACTTCGAAGATAGAAACTACAGGTAAAGACTTTCTGGATGCAAGATTGCCGCTACTTAAGAATGCTGATGTGACTTTGTCGCTATGTAATCCTGAGGAGCGACATATGGATTACTATTACAAGAATGCTGAAGGTGATGAAGTAATTTATATTCATGATGGTAATGGTTATCTGCTCTCTCAGTTTGGTAAGCTAAGGGTGAAGAAAGGAGATTATGTAGTTATACCTCGAACTGTAATTTATAAGTTTCAGTGGGATGAAGGTGCTGATGTCAGGCTGCTTGTTATAGAATCTGCAGGGCCAATAGAAACACCAAATCGATATAGAAATGATCTTGGTCAGCTACAGGAACATTCGCCATTTTGCGAAAAAGATATCCGTCCTCCGGAAGAGCTTATTACTGAAGAAGAAAAAGGTAGCTATACCGTTTTGATTAAAAAACATGATCATTTACATGAATACCTTTTCGAGCACAGTCCTTTCGACCTTGTAGGTTGGGATGGGTATTTATGGCCATATGCTTTCTCTATTTATGAATTTGAACCAATTACTGGTAGAATACATCAGCCACCGCCCGTACACCAAACATTTCAGGCACACAACTTTGTGATCTGTTCATTTGTGCCGCGCTTGTTTGATTATCACCCAAAGGCTATTCCTGCACCATATAATCACTCTAATATAGACTCAGATGAAGTGCTGTTTTATGCTGAGGGAGATTTTATGAGTAGAAAGGGAATAGAGAGAGGATCTTTTACTCTGCATCCAGGTGGTATTCCTCACGGGCCTCACCCAGGTACAGTTGAGAAAAGTATAGGAGCTAAGGAAACGAAAGAATATGCGGTAATGGTTGACACTTTCAGGCCGCTTTATTTAACAGAAGACGCACTGAGGTTTTTAGATGAAAACTACCCCATGAGTTGGTCAGAATAA
- a CDS encoding S41 family peptidase: MSEYKNSKFQIRLPIILCIGIAAGILIGATFTDSPSVVKNDLSSNLQKFKEVLTLIDQNYVDTVNTDKLVDDAITHMLSELDPHSAYIPASEVKRANEDLKGNFEGIGIEFNIFQDTIVVVTPLSGGPSESVGVMSGDKIIKIDGEDVAGVGFTNRDVQTHLKGEKGTEVLVTVKRKGKKEPIDFNIIRDKIPQQSVDASYMIDDETGYIKVNRFSATTYEEFLLSLKKLKKDGMKRLVLDLQGNPGGYMNHAIRMVDEFLPDKQKIVYTKGKQSRFDMEANSENKGEFEKGDLIVLVNEGSASASEIVTGALQDNDRALVVGRRTFGKGLVQSPMDLSDGSEMRLTISRYYTPSGRSIQKPYDDLDDYGKDMLDRYNHGEFFSADSIHFNDSLKFETKHGRAVYGGGGIMPDFFVPLDTTHTSPYLNRLFTSNSVQEYTFKYVGMNKAKLEAMDYQDFIKNFQVTDPMLSDLAATGKANGVKPNLPEMERMKDLFKLHVKAQIARQVWGNDGFYPIFNQTNEVLKQAVKLFDEAEKLERTKM, from the coding sequence GTGAGCGAATACAAAAATTCAAAATTTCAAATAAGGCTGCCTATTATTTTATGCATAGGAATAGCCGCGGGAATACTTATCGGGGCTACTTTCACAGACTCTCCGTCAGTAGTGAAGAATGATTTAAGTTCTAACCTACAGAAGTTTAAAGAAGTACTTACGCTGATAGATCAGAACTATGTAGATACGGTGAATACGGATAAGCTGGTGGATGATGCCATCACTCACATGCTTTCTGAGCTGGACCCGCATAGTGCTTATATCCCTGCCAGCGAAGTGAAAAGAGCTAATGAGGACCTCAAAGGAAACTTTGAAGGAATAGGCATTGAGTTCAATATCTTTCAGGATACAATAGTGGTAGTAACACCATTAAGTGGAGGCCCAAGTGAGTCTGTAGGTGTAATGTCTGGAGATAAGATTATAAAGATAGACGGTGAAGACGTTGCGGGAGTGGGTTTCACAAATAGAGATGTACAAACGCATCTAAAAGGAGAGAAGGGCACGGAAGTTCTTGTTACTGTAAAAAGAAAGGGCAAAAAAGAGCCAATCGACTTTAATATTATCAGAGATAAAATTCCTCAGCAGTCAGTAGATGCCAGCTATATGATAGATGACGAAACTGGCTATATTAAGGTAAACCGTTTCTCAGCTACTACATATGAAGAATTTTTATTGTCTTTGAAGAAGCTGAAAAAGGATGGTATGAAGCGCCTGGTGTTAGACCTGCAGGGTAACCCTGGTGGGTACATGAACCATGCTATTCGTATGGTTGATGAATTCTTGCCGGATAAGCAAAAGATTGTTTATACCAAAGGCAAGCAGTCTCGCTTTGATATGGAAGCTAACTCTGAAAACAAAGGAGAATTTGAAAAAGGAGACCTCATTGTATTGGTGAATGAAGGATCGGCTTCAGCTTCTGAGATTGTAACAGGTGCGCTGCAAGATAACGACAGAGCCCTGGTAGTTGGACGAAGAACTTTTGGAAAAGGACTAGTTCAGAGCCCTATGGACTTAAGTGATGGTTCAGAAATGAGACTAACTATTTCACGCTATTACACACCGAGTGGCAGATCTATTCAAAAGCCATATGATGATTTGGATGACTATGGAAAAGACATGCTTGATAGATATAATCATGGAGAGTTCTTTAGTGCGGATAGCATTCATTTCAATGATTCTCTGAAATTTGAAACTAAGCACGGACGTGCTGTGTATGGAGGAGGAGGTATAATGCCAGATTTCTTTGTGCCTTTAGATACTACACATACATCTCCATACCTCAATAGATTATTTACTAGCAACTCGGTACAAGAGTATACTTTTAAATATGTTGGTATGAATAAGGCTAAGCTGGAGGCCATGGATTATCAGGATTTCATTAAGAATTTCCAGGTTACTGATCCTATGCTTAGCGATTTAGCTGCCACCGGAAAGGCGAATGGCGTTAAGCCAAATCTACCCGAGATGGAGCGTATGAAAGACTTGTTTAAGCTGCACGTTAAAGCTCAGATAGCCAGGCAAGTATGGGGTAATGATGGTTTTTACCCAATTTTTAATCAAACCAATGAAGTGCTGAAACAAGCGGTGAAACTGTTTGATGAAGCAGAGAAGTTAGAACGAACCAAAATGTAA
- a CDS encoding iron-sulfur cluster repair di-iron protein, giving the protein MNQRKINELVDTNYVYASVLYYFGIKFYDYSEKTLEQACKEKGLKVERVTRQLEAVQSEPAEPTLLNQYPIDLIMEYLKHAHYVFIKQKLPYIAQIIEGFKADHENYNVIEKDLKFVFPLFVEDFIHHIYEEEDNLFFYITSLDNFINGDGNISKLYYLMEKHCLQRYAIEHEEHDDEMKGIRRITNGYATDEQTPLHVKVIYSELEALEKSLIIHARVENEILFPKALMLEKEAKNKFSFNIGFN; this is encoded by the coding sequence TTGAATCAGAGAAAAATCAACGAACTTGTAGACACCAACTATGTATATGCATCAGTGCTATACTACTTTGGCATTAAGTTTTACGATTACTCTGAGAAAACACTGGAGCAAGCCTGCAAGGAAAAAGGGCTTAAGGTAGAACGTGTTACCAGACAACTGGAAGCAGTACAATCTGAACCTGCCGAGCCAACATTATTGAATCAATATCCGATAGATTTAATAATGGAGTACTTGAAACATGCTCATTATGTATTTATTAAACAAAAGCTCCCTTACATAGCTCAGATCATTGAGGGCTTTAAAGCTGATCATGAGAACTACAATGTAATAGAGAAAGATCTAAAATTTGTTTTCCCGCTATTTGTGGAAGACTTTATTCATCACATCTACGAAGAAGAAGATAATTTATTCTTCTATATCACATCGTTAGACAACTTCATTAACGGCGATGGTAATATATCTAAGCTGTATTATCTAATGGAGAAACACTGCTTACAGAGATATGCCATAGAGCATGAAGAGCATGATGATGAAATGAAAGGCATAAGAAGAATTACTAATGGTTATGCTACTGATGAGCAGACTCCACTTCACGTAAAAGTAATTTATTCTGAGCTGGAAGCTTTGGAAAAAAGCTTGATCATACACGCCAGAGTAGAAAATGAGATTCTATTTCCAAAGGCTCTTATGCTTGAGAAGGAGGCTAAAAACAAATTTTCATTCAATATAGGTTTTAATTAG
- the ruvX gene encoding Holliday junction resolvase RuvX, with product MGRIIGIDYGAKRTGLAVTDPLKIISSPLETVDTKELFPFLIKYCSDEDVEGIVIGMPKNLQNQDTDSTNKVRKVIDKLKRNFESIPIHEVDERFTSKIATNSLLSGGMKKKDRQNKGNIDKVSAALILQSYLDSSSSF from the coding sequence GTGGGTAGAATTATAGGGATTGATTATGGCGCCAAGCGTACTGGCCTGGCAGTTACTGACCCATTAAAAATCATTTCATCGCCGCTGGAAACAGTTGATACTAAAGAACTTTTCCCGTTCCTGATAAAATATTGTTCTGATGAAGATGTAGAAGGCATAGTAATAGGCATGCCTAAAAATCTTCAAAATCAGGATACTGACTCTACCAACAAAGTAAGAAAGGTGATAGATAAACTAAAGCGCAATTTTGAATCTATTCCTATTCATGAAGTGGACGAGAGATTTACCAGTAAAATTGCCACTAACAGCCTCTTATCTGGAGGAATGAAAAAGAAAGACAGACAAAACAAGGGCAACATTGATAAGGTAAGTGCAGCCCTGATACTACAATCCTATTTGGATAGCTCTTCTTCTTTTTAA
- the def gene encoding peptide deformylase codes for MIYPIVVYGDPVLKKKATDIVKGEIDVVQLSEDMFETMEGASGIGLAAPQIGKSIRMFVVDGRPIEEEGMEDFKKVFINPQMIEETGEKWPFEEGCLSIPNIREEVSRNERILIHYFDENWNEHKEEFDGMKARIIQHEYDHIEGVLFTDYLSPLKKRMLKGKLQNITKGKMKVDYRVAIPAKR; via the coding sequence ATGATTTATCCTATTGTGGTTTATGGTGACCCTGTATTAAAGAAAAAAGCAACTGACATAGTAAAAGGGGAAATTGATGTAGTTCAGCTTAGTGAAGATATGTTTGAAACTATGGAAGGTGCCAGTGGAATAGGACTTGCCGCACCCCAAATAGGTAAAAGCATTCGTATGTTTGTGGTAGATGGAAGACCCATTGAAGAAGAAGGAATGGAAGACTTCAAAAAGGTATTCATTAACCCGCAAATGATAGAAGAAACAGGAGAGAAATGGCCATTTGAAGAGGGCTGTTTAAGCATCCCCAATATCAGAGAAGAAGTAAGTAGAAATGAAAGAATTTTAATTCATTACTTCGATGAAAACTGGAATGAGCACAAAGAAGAATTTGATGGCATGAAGGCTCGTATCATACAGCACGAGTACGATCATATTGAAGGTGTTTTATTTACAGACTATCTTTCGCCATTAAAAAAGAGAATGCTGAAAGGAAAACTTCAAAATATTACCAAAGGAAAGATGAAAGTGGACTATCGGGTAGCTATTCCGGCTAAGCGATAA
- a CDS encoding methionine aminotransferase, with translation MSNLKSKLPKVGTTIFTVMSQMAQEHKAINLSQGFPDFPIDDQLPELVNKYMLQGHNQYAPMTGSPQLREQISKTYNSKYNLNLHQDAEITITAGATEALFVAIQALVHPGEEVIVFDPAYDSYDPAIRLSGGIPIHLNLQFPNFNIDWQQVEDTISEKTRLIIINNPHNPTGSVLSRNDLLQLEALVKKHEQLFVLSDEVYEHITFDGKSHQSVLQFPALYEKSLVAFSFGKTFHITGWKVGYVIAPEYLSREIRKVHQYVTFSVNTPVQLALAEFLKDEKNYQGIDTMYQAKRDLFLKGTQNSRFEAIPASGTYFQLLSYKDISDKPDVEMAEWLTKTHGVASIPISVFSDSEQDNQVLRFCFAKNEETLKKATEILCKI, from the coding sequence ATGTCTAACTTAAAATCCAAGCTTCCGAAAGTAGGCACTACTATATTTACTGTAATGTCTCAAATGGCCCAAGAGCACAAGGCCATTAATCTATCTCAGGGTTTTCCTGATTTTCCGATAGATGATCAACTTCCGGAGCTGGTAAATAAATATATGTTACAGGGGCATAACCAATATGCCCCTATGACAGGCTCCCCGCAACTCAGGGAGCAAATAAGCAAAACCTACAATTCAAAGTACAATTTAAATCTTCATCAGGACGCTGAAATCACTATTACAGCCGGTGCTACAGAGGCATTGTTTGTGGCCATTCAGGCATTAGTACATCCTGGAGAAGAAGTAATAGTTTTTGATCCGGCTTATGATAGCTACGATCCCGCTATTCGTTTAAGTGGTGGCATACCGATCCATCTCAACCTACAGTTTCCTAATTTCAATATTGATTGGCAGCAAGTAGAAGACACCATCTCTGAAAAGACCAGGCTAATCATTATCAATAATCCGCATAATCCTACAGGAAGCGTACTGAGCAGAAATGACTTATTACAACTGGAAGCTTTGGTCAAAAAACATGAGCAGCTATTTGTACTGAGTGACGAAGTCTATGAACACATCACTTTCGATGGCAAAAGTCATCAGAGTGTACTTCAGTTTCCCGCTCTGTACGAGAAAAGTCTTGTTGCATTTTCTTTCGGCAAAACGTTTCATATTACTGGCTGGAAAGTAGGATATGTAATAGCGCCGGAATATCTGAGTAGAGAAATTAGAAAAGTGCACCAATATGTAACTTTTAGTGTTAATACCCCGGTACAGTTGGCTTTGGCCGAATTTCTAAAAGATGAGAAAAATTATCAAGGCATTGATACCATGTACCAGGCTAAGAGAGATTTATTCTTAAAAGGAACTCAAAATTCCAGGTTTGAAGCCATACCAGCCAGTGGCACTTATTTTCAGTTATTGTCCTACAAAGATATTTCTGACAAACCTGATGTTGAGATGGCTGAGTGGTTGACGAAAACACATGGAGTAGCTTCCATTCCAATTTCGGTGTTCAGTGATAGTGAACAAGATAATCAGGTTCTACGCTTTTGCTTTGCTAAAAATGAAGAGACCTTAAAAAAGGCAACTGAAATATTATGCAAGATTTAA